In Fibrobacter sp. UBA4297, the sequence GGACGATTATGACGATGCTTGGTATGGGTGCGGTGCTTGCCGCATGTGATTGCTGCCCGCAGGGCGAGGCAAAGGCGCTTTCGCAGGACAAGGAACTGCGTGCCGTGATGGACAACTTCACGCAGAACGAGGTTCCGGCGGCGACTCCGCTTGTAGAAAAGCGCGAGGTGGAGTTGATTCGCCTGGTGTCGCTTGTGACGCAGCAGTCGGGCGCTCTTTTGCAAGAAGAAGTGGCGACGGCGCTTGCGCAGGGGCTTACTCCCAAAGAGATTCTCGAGGCGATTTACCAGTGCGCCCCCTACACCGGGTTCCCGCGGACGGTGGATGCGGTTGAAATTGCCCGCAGCGTGTTCAAGGCGAAGAACGTGAAGGTGGACGAAAACCGTGCGACGGTGACGACGCAGTCCCGCTTGCAGGCGGGTGCCGACGCGCAGGGAACGCTGTTCGGCCAGACTTTCCGCGACATGGCGAAGAACGGCAAGAGCGGTATGCCGACCATCAATTACTTCCTTGCGAGCAACTGCTTTGGCGATTACTACACCCGCAAGGGGCTCGACCTGAATACCCGCGAACTCTTGACGATGGCGATTCTCGTGAACCTGGGAACGGAGCCGCAGCTCAAGGCGCACATCGGCGCGAACCTCAAGATTCGTACGGCCGAATACGTGGAACAGGCGATTTACAACTGCTTGCCGTATTGCGGTTATCCGCGCACGCTGAATGCATTGCGACTGCTCAAAGAAGCGGTGGCTGAGACGAAGGTCGCTGAGCCTGTCGAAGCGACGGCGGGTGCGGTTGGCGCGGCGGTCGCAAAATCCATGCCGGGCAAGGACTGGAGCGTGTTCCCGGTGGGCAAGCCGAACGACGCCTACGCCAAGTATTTCGTGGGCAAGAGCTATCTCGACATGATCAGCAAGGAACAGGTGGGTGTGGGGAACGTGACTTTTGAACCGGCGTGCCGCAACAACTGGCACATCCATCATGCAAAGAAGGGCGGTGGCCAGATTCTCATCGCGACGGCGGGCCGCGGCTACTACCAGGAATGGGGCAAGCCGGCAGTGGAACTGAAGCCCGGCGACGTGGTGAACATCCCGGCTGGCATCAAGCATTGGCACGGGGCGGCTCCGGATTCCTGGTTCCAGCATTTGGCGATTGAAGTCCCTGGCGAAGGCGGTCGCAACGAATGGCTTGAGCCCGTGAGCGACGAAGACTACGGGAAGTTGAAATAAAATAATTTTCACATGAGTCATTCTCCAAAGGAGAATTCATACAGCCTGCGACTTTTTTATCCGCAATGGAAATGGTGTATAATGGAGAAAATTTATGAAGTTCGCTAAACTTTTATCTTGTGCAATTTTGTGGTTCTCGGCGGTGCCGCTTGCGGCGGCACCTGCGCCCGACGGCTTCGTGCTTATCAAGGGCGGGACTTTCAACATGGGAAGCCCCACAAACGAGGACTGGCGCGTCAACGACGAGACGCTCCACAAGGTGAAGGTCTCCGATTTTTACCTAGGCAAATACGAGGTGACGCAAAAGCTTTACCGCGAAGTGATGGGCGAAAATCCCTCCAGTTTCAGGGGTGACGACTTGCCTGTCGAAAACATCACGTGGCTCGAAGCGGCTCGTTTTTGCAACAAGTTAAGCGAACGCGATGGGCGCACTCCCGTTTACGCTATCGAAGGCGATGCGGTCAGCTGGAATCGCGAGGCGAACGGCTACAGGCTCCCTACCGAAGCGGAATGGGAATACGCGGCCCGAGGCGGCACGACCACGCCGTTCTACACAAAGAAGGCTCCCGGTGCCGACGACGTGAATTTTTACGGGCATTACCCGTATCAAATCGAGCAGAACTATTTCAACGACGAGGTCCTGGAAACACGCCCCGGCGTTTACCGCGGGAACACGCTCCCCGTGGGTAAGTTCAAGCCCAATCCCTTCGGGCTTTACGACATTTACGGGAACGTGGGCGAATGGTGCTTTGACTTTTACGGTGATTACGGTGTTTCTGCGGGCTCGACAAGCGTGGCGGTCGATCCGGCGGGCAAGCCTTCGGGCACAAGGCGCGTGCATCGCGGTGGCGGCTGGAACGATTTCGGTAAGAACCTCCGCAGCGCCTATCGCGGAGCCATGCAGCAATCCAGCAAGAGTTACAATGTGGGGCTCAGACTCGCCATGAATGCGGGTGCAGGCGTCAAGGGAACATTTGTGACTCAAGAAGCGGCGGGCTTTAAGGGCGAAAAGGCGCAAGCGGCGTCGAACCCGAAAGGCACTTCCCGCGCGCTAATCGTTTTCTATTCCTGGAGCGGGAATACCCGCGGCGTGGCCCGCGAAATCAAGAAGCAGACCGGTTTCGACATGGTGGAACTTGAACTCGTGAAGCCCTATTCCGACGACTACAACACCGTCTTGAAGCAGGCGCAGAACGACCAGCACAAACAGGCGCGCCCTGCCCTAAAGAAAAAGCCCGACGCAAAGAAGTGGGCCGATTACGAAACGATTATCATCGGTTACCCCAACTGGTGGGCGAGTATCCCGATGCCTATTGCGACTTTGCTCGAAAGTTACGACTTTACGGGCAAGCGGATTCTGCCATTCTGCTCCCACGGTGGCGGGCGCTTTGGCCAGAGCATCACCGCGATTGCGAAACTCGCGCCCAACGCAAAAATCGGCGAAGGCCTTTCGGTGCATTATTCCGGCGGTTCGAACCTCTCGAAAGATGTGGCCAAGTGGCTCGAGAAAAACAGCGTGAAGACGAAATAATGTATATTCCCTAATATGCCTATTTCCGCCAAAATCCGTATGCCTCTTGATATCGCGATGACGGTCGCGACGCTCATGCTGATGGGCGGCAATTACTTCTTTGAATCGACGGCCGTTCACGAGATTCTGGGCGTGGTGCTGCTCGCTTTGTGGGCGGTGCACATCACGCTGAACCGGCGCTTTTTTCTTTCGTTGTTCAAGGGCCGCTACAACGCATTCCGTATTCTGCAGGCGATCGTGAATTGCGGGATTCTTTTGTGCGCAATTTTCCTGATGGTGAGCGGAATCATGCTTTCGAACCATGTGTTCGCATTCCTCGGAATTGAATCGGGCGCAAACTTCGCCCGCACGGCGCACCTGCTCGCAAGCCACTGGTATTACGTGTTCATGTCGCTCCACATCGGGCTGCATGTGAGCCTGATTGCAAACCGTTTGGGACTTGTGGGTGCATTCAAGTTAAAGACAGCCCTAATTGCAACTCGCGTGGTTACAATTCTTGTGGCGGGTTACGGAATTTACGCCTTCGCCATTCGCGGGCTTTGGAAATACTTGTTCTTGCAACAGCCCTTCTTCTTCTTTGATGCGGAACGCGGCTACGCCCTCTTTTTCGCGGACTATATCGCCATCGTCGTGCTGTTCGCCGTTGCGGTGCATCTCTTTAATGCAATAATTTCAAGCCGACAATCCCGGATAAAATAAGCAAAACGCAAATGGCTTTCGGGATAGAGAAATGCTCCTGAAATAGATAAACGCCCAGGGCGAACGTTCCCACCGTGCCTAGTCCTGTCCATATCGCATAGGCGGTGCCGAGCGGCAGTTTCTTTACGGCGAGCGACAAGAATACGGCGCTCAAAAGGAAACCGATTACCGTGATGACTGAAGGGACTGTTTTGGAAAAGCCCTCCGAGTATTTCATGGCGCAGGCCCAAACCACTTCGAGAACGCCCGCCACAGCAAGCATAAACCATTCCATTTCTTTACCTCCAGGAATCTTTATCTTCAAAGACCTAACGATAAAGAATGCGTGTTCCCCCATTACCCGGTGGCAATAGGGCGCGGTTCAAATTATGGAATAAAGATAGCTATTCTCTTTAAAAAATTCTATCTTACTCACCGATGAAGCCCGTTAAACAAAATATTCTTTCGATGATTGCAGTCGCGTTGTTCGCGATTCTTGCTGCCGTTGTCGAGGGTTCTTTTGTTTACGATTACGGAACCGAAATGGGGCGGGCTTCGGAATATGGCAAGGTCTCCGCCGACAATGTGCATGCCGAAAGTCCGCTGTTCCTGTTGCGGGAATCGACTGCCGAGGCCATGCAGTTTACACGCAGGTCGGGCCAGCAGGTGTCCTTGCGTGCATCGCGCGGCAACGGCCTTCAAGGCTATGGCGGGCGCAGTTCGGCAACGCCCAAACAGGGTACACCGTTTGCGACTAAGATCGCGCGACCAACTGTTTGCGCCCAATGCGGCTTCCCTTTGCCGCTAGTTTATCAGAAATCAAAAGAGTATTACGTTTATACGCTAGAGCGAATGCTCTGTTAGCAAGTTCTTTCTCCGAACACTCAGTCACAGGTAAATTGCCGCGGCCCCTGCCGGGGTGCGCGATTACATTCATTTTAAAAAAGAGAAAGAACATGGAAAACATTTCCAAGATGGAGATGGCTAACGCCCTCTTCAACAAGCCCTATATCAAGACCGAAAAGAAGTTTTTCGGTTTCAAAACCAATGTCACCTACACTAAGACGAATTCACCCGTAGTGGGAACTTGCCTGGACTACAGCCCTACGGAGGGCCAAAAGGTCAAGGAAATTGTCGAGGCTTCTTCAAGCGCCTTGGACGCGGTCGTTCAAAAAACTGGCCATCCAAAAACAGGCGACAACGGTAACTTCCGCCTGAATCTCTGCTATTCGCAGGACCGCGAATTTGCGGCACTGCACCTGCAGCAGTTCTCGGGATTCGAGTACCATACCGTAGGTGAAATCCGTTTTGCCGAAGGTGAAGAAGCGCATAAACTTCTCGCCGTTTTCGTGAAATAAACGGACATGTCGTCAAAAGGCCCCCCTCGGAAAAACGAGGGGGCTTTGATGCCGATGCCGCTATCGCATAACCAATCGCATTAATCGCTTATTTGAAATCAATTCCTTCAAACACGATTTTGTCAACTTCTAGATAAGTTCCGCTTCTCATAAAAATGCTAAACAGACCGATTTCGTGAGAAATCTCTTTCCACTCCACTTGATAGGAGCTTTCTTCAAGAACTTCCCTACCGGGGTGCAAGATGATTTCATTCCAATTTTCAGCCGCTTTGGCCTTCCATAACGATTTTTTAAAGGTATTTTCTCCAACTTCACGGTAATGTTCCAAAGCGATATTCAATTCACAGTCGCCTCTTACCGTAAGGCGAATCGCCGTGAGATTGCTCAGGTCGAAAAATCCTGTATCAAGTCCTAGATGAGTTCCGAGCAAAACGAAGCCTGTATCTATTGCGAATTTAACAGCGAGATACTTCCCATGATCTTTATCTTCTTTTAATACGGATGAGAAACTTTCAGCACTATCAGGTATTGCAAAATTCGCTTTGCCAACAGCATTAAAATACCATCCGTAGTTAGGATAAGTTTTAGCGAGGTTATTCAAACTATCTCCATCGTCAAAGTCTTCGAAAACATACTCAACAGACTTTCCTGGAACAGGAACGAGCGTATCTGCGGATTCATTTGGCGCAAGCGCCACTTCTGCGATGGTCGAATCTCCAGCAACAATAGTAAAGGACCCTGCCGGCACATGCGCAAACACATACTCGCTACCGAAGCGGTTTGCAAAATAGGGGGTCGATTCCAGTTGAACATTTTCTAACAAGTCTTCGATTTCTTGGGTCGAAACGCCAGTACGTACAATGAGCGAAGCCGAAGGCAACAATGCAATTTCCTGAACCGAGGTATCTGCAAAATCGACCGGCGACCAACTCATGAATGCGGAATCTTTGCCCGCAAGGGCTTCTACAAAACAGCCTTGGTCTGTGCAGATGCCGAGTTTGTCATTAAAAGAAACTCGTCCGCTTGAATCCGAAAGGGCGCTATCAATGACCGAGAAGGCATCTTTTGAATACACCTTCATTTGTGCGCAAGCGAACGGCTTATTTAAACTGTCAACGACGTTGAAGGCAATTCCATTTGTCGTTTCACTTGTGGCACCTGCGGTGTTGCTTTCGGAACACCCTAAAAACAGCGACAGGCAAAGCATGCCGCAAAACGAAAGGTAAACCGATGTTTGTATACTTTTTTTCATCGTTCTTCCTTTTTCATCATCGGGAATAACTGAAAATTTAATTGATATACGCTGTCGCAAATTTGCGGAGGCATCGCATTGACAACGTTTATGATAGCTTTTCGTGTCTTGGCGAGGATTTCGCGTATCTTTTCTATTTGTTGCGAATCAAGCGCCATCGTAAGCGTACTGATATCGCGCTTTTCTTTGGGTGTGTTTTGGATGGATTTGCCAGCCAGATCCGCGATACTGCACTGATAGTCGCTAATACAAGCGCTCAGCCAGTGTTCCATAGTCTTGAGATGAGCGTCGGTCGGAACCACACGACCATCCTTGTTGGCGCGAGCAAGTCCGAGCTGCAACAAAGCATCGACAGCATTTTCCACCTGCGAGGCGGAAAGCTTCGGAATGCAACATTCTCCGAGAGCGCCTGCATCTTGCGGACCGCGGTAATCGAACACGTCAAGCGCAGAGCGAATCATCGGATAATACCATTGTTGAAAATAGCGATAGCATGCCTCATCAAGTTCTCGGCTGGCTGCAGGTCGCATTTTTTGAAGAGTCTCGAAATGTCGACGAACGTCCTCGTCGTTTTTAGCCTTGCTGTAAGCAATCATTTCACGGAAGTATTCTGCCTTGGCATCTTTGAAACGAAAAAATTTAACGAAAACATCTATACATTTCGGAGAAATATGGCGTTTCCCCTGCATTATTTTCAAAAGCAGACTTGCATCCATGCTAACCGCAGCAGCAAACACTCGGTAACTGAACGAGGGATCCAGTGATTTTTCGAGTTCATAGAACTCCTGCAAGAACTTGCGGTAGTCTGAATAGTCATAGATGTTGATTTTGTTTTTTGCAAACATAAAGCGTCTCGCCAGATATAAAAATGCTCTACCTAAAAATCGTTTCTTTCACAGGCGTTTCATAAAAAAAATATACAATTCGTAGACATTTTTGTCCACACCATTCGAAAAAAATAATTGATAAATATACTTGGGGAATATAATTTCGTGAAATGGAGGAACCCTAATGATTAAAAGAAAAAACTTCCTTATTTTGATTCTTGCTCTTTCGAGTATGGCATTTGCAACTAAGTACGAAGCTGAAGCAGCGACTCTTTCCGGAGGAGCAAAAAATGTCAACGCATCCGGAGTTTCGGGAACGGGTTATGCCGACTTGCAAGAAGGTAATATTTCTTTTAATGGTGTCACCGCACAGAGTGCGGGCAAGTACCAAGTGACCATCCATTACAAGGCCGGAGATTTCAAAGCAAATTACCTAAAAGTAAACGGCGCAACCGCAGGCACCATCGACTTTAACGCCACCACTTCGTGGGCGGATGTCACGACAGTCGCTACACTTAAAGCCGGGACAAACACAATCTCTATCGAGAAATACTGGGGCTGGATTAGCGTGGACTATATTGATGTCGAACCTTATCAATCCTCCCCTTTCAAAATATCCGCAACACCGGTTACCCCGAACGCCACCGAAAGCGCTGTCAAGCTCTACAGCTTTTTGCGTGAAAACTTTGGCAAAAAGACGATTAGCGGCATGATGACCGGAGACATGAACGGTTTCTCTTTGGGTGCCGATTTTAAGACGCACGACGATGTAAAATACACATTCACTCGTACGGGAAAGTACCCGGCTCTTGTTGGGCTTGATTTCTTGTTTGCGAGCGGCCCGAAGGCAAATGAAAGTTGGAACAAGGAATACACGGACAAAGCAATTTCCATTGCAAAAGGCCTTTGGAAAGCGGGCGGCATCCCTGCATTCACTTGGCACTGGAAAGATCCGCTAGACAAAAAAGATGCTTTCTATATTCAAAGTGCAGCAAACGGAGGCGAATACACCGATTTCGATTTCTCTACAGGTTTCAAGCCAGGCACCACTGAATGGAATACCGAAAGTGCTGCTTACAAAGGAATCGTAGCCGACATTGACCTCATCGCCGATTACTTCCTTGAATTGCAGAAAGAAGGTGTAGCGGGAATCTTCCGCCCCTTGCATGAAGCTGGCGGAAAGTGGTTCTGGTGGAGTATTAATTCCGGAGAACAGTTTGCAGCCCTCTATCGCCTCGTCTATGACCGCATGGTCAAAGTCAAGGGTGTAAGAAACATGATTTGGGTCTATAACCCTGAAGGAAGTACCGTAAACTCTTGGGATCCGGGTAGCGAATACTATGATGTTCTCTCCATCGACATCTACAATAGCGCAAACGACCATTCCAGTAACGCAAGCGCCTTTGACAAATTCAAAAACGCATCAAAAAGCACGAAAATTATAGCCCTCAGCGAAAACGGCCCCATTCCCGATGTGAACAACATGCATACCGACGAAGCCGTATGGAGTTGGTGGATGCCGTGGTACAGCACCTGGAGCGGAACTTGGCCCGGCCAAACAAAAGATGGTGTATGGAAAAGCAACATGAATGACGAGCGTATCATTACTCTCGAAGACATGCCAGGTTGGGACAAGTACATAGCAATAATCAAGCCTGACACAAGTACCACCAGTATCGCAACCATGCCACGCATGGCCGGGACTGCAACCACCGTCGGGATTTTTGACATGAACGGTCATTATTTGGGCATCAGCATGCGAGAACTTCCGCAAGGGCACTATGTTGTACGTAGAAAGATTCAAGGACACATTGTGAATACGGTGTATTTCAAGAAATAAAATTATTGGGCGGCGTAACAAAAAAAGCATTACGCATTCACGCTAAATCGGATGTCGAAAACACGACATCCGTTTCTCATTTCACCATCGCCTTGACAAGCTGTTTCTCATTCCCTAACAGCGGATACTGTTCTACGACTTTCCCGCGTTCCATGCGTATCACGGATTGACAACTATTCAAAATAAATTCAGGGTCATGGGTAATTACGAGCAAAGTTTTTCCGCTTGCAGCAAGCTTTTTAAGCGTTGCAGAAACAGCAAGCATTTGTCTATAATCAAGGCCACTTGTCGGTTCATCGAAAACAACAATTTCGCAGCCGCTTGAAATTCCGCTCGCTACAGCGACACGCTGTTTTTGCCCGCCCGAAAGCGCCATCGGATGTTCATTCGCATATTGCTTAAGATTGAGTCCATCAAGAATTTCAAGAGCAAGTTTTTCATTTTGCGGTTTCATGCCCAGCAAGACTTCATCCAGAACGCTTTCGGTAAAAAGCTGGTGGTTCACGTCTTGCATAATTAGGTAAGTACCACGTTTGCGTGCTGCACGCTTTTGATGCCAGCTTCCCTGCAAGCCGCACAGCACTTGGGCAAGCGTCGATTTGCCAGCACCGTTATGACCTATCAACGCTGTAATTTGTCCGCACGGGAGCTCAAGATGGTCAATATCGAGAATTGGATGCTTGCGATGGTAAGAGAAAGTGAGATTGCTAAAAATAATAGATTGCTTCGCTTCGCTCGCAATGACGTCACAAGGCTGGTAATCCCGTCGCAATTGTGAACACGAGAGATAATGGATCCTATCGCCTTCGGCTCCAGGATGACTTCAATCTGTGATTTGCCGTCAGCTGTTTTGTACAATAAAATATTTCCGATAGCTTGAGAATAGGTTTTACCCTAAAACCAGCCCAAAATTGCACCGTGGAATTGCAAAGTAGCTAGAATAATTTATATTAGGGAAGATTTCTAGCTAGGTGGACAAGATGTTAAAAACTGCTCTTCGGTTCGTTTATCTTTCTATTTTCTCGCTCGCAATGTTGCAGGCGTGTGGCGATGATAGTGGAAGTTCCAGCAATCCGAGTGATTCCGCGTATGAATCAGACCTTGTTGTGGCGACATACGATGACCTTCCGGTGTGTTCCTCCAAACGCGAGGGTGCAACAGCTTATGTGAAAGACGAAAAAACCGCTTACGTATGTGAAAACGGTAATTGGAAGGATGATTCAGAGAAGGACACTGAACCTGCTAAAGTATCTAGTAGTAGCAAAGCTAAATCTTCGTCGTCTTCGAGTAAAAAGACATCTTCGTCCTCTTCTGTCGCTCAGGGCGATGCGAAACAATCCAGTTCTAGCGAAAAGACAGGGAAGTCTAGCGGCAGTGTGAATGCGGATTCGTCGAGTTCGGCAAAGTCTTCGGCAAGCATCACACCTTCATCGTCATCCTGGAGCGAGGCGATAGGATCCAGCAGTAGTTCTACGAGGTCTTCGAGTTCTAGTGTCCAAAAAAATTCGTCCAGCAGTGAAAAAGCGAAGTCTTCGTCGTCGAAAGATGAAAAGGAAATCAAGACATCGTCGAGTTCGGTAAAGTCGGAATCTTCGTCTTCTGTTGAAAAGCCTCAGT encodes:
- a CDS encoding TIGR02147 family protein; its protein translation is MFAKNKINIYDYSDYRKFLQEFYELEKSLDPSFSYRVFAAAVSMDASLLLKIMQGKRHISPKCIDVFVKFFRFKDAKAEYFREMIAYSKAKNDEDVRRHFETLQKMRPAASRELDEACYRYFQQWYYPMIRSALDVFDYRGPQDAGALGECCIPKLSASQVENAVDALLQLGLARANKDGRVVPTDAHLKTMEHWLSACISDYQCSIADLAGKSIQNTPKEKRDISTLTMALDSQQIEKIREILAKTRKAIINVVNAMPPQICDSVYQLNFQLFPMMKKEER
- a CDS encoding carboxymuconolactone decarboxylase family protein — its product is MKLRTIMTMLGMGAVLAACDCCPQGEAKALSQDKELRAVMDNFTQNEVPAATPLVEKREVELIRLVSLVTQQSGALLQEEVATALAQGLTPKEILEAIYQCAPYTGFPRTVDAVEIARSVFKAKNVKVDENRATVTTQSRLQAGADAQGTLFGQTFRDMAKNGKSGMPTINYFLASNCFGDYYTRKGLDLNTRELLTMAILVNLGTEPQLKAHIGANLKIRTAEYVEQAIYNCLPYCGYPRTLNALRLLKEAVAETKVAEPVEATAGAVGAAVAKSMPGKDWSVFPVGKPNDAYAKYFVGKSYLDMISKEQVGVGNVTFEPACRNNWHIHHAKKGGGQILIATAGRGYYQEWGKPAVELKPGDVVNIPAGIKHWHGAAPDSWFQHLAIEVPGEGGRNEWLEPVSDEDYGKLK
- a CDS encoding DUF4405 domain-containing protein, with product MPLDIAMTVATLMLMGGNYFFESTAVHEILGVVLLALWAVHITLNRRFFLSLFKGRYNAFRILQAIVNCGILLCAIFLMVSGIMLSNHVFAFLGIESGANFARTAHLLASHWYYVFMSLHIGLHVSLIANRLGLVGAFKLKTALIATRVVTILVAGYGIYAFAIRGLWKYLFLQQPFFFFDAERGYALFFADYIAIVVLFAVAVHLFNAIISSRQSRIK
- a CDS encoding DMT family transporter; this encodes MEWFMLAVAGVLEVVWACAMKYSEGFSKTVPSVITVIGFLLSAVFLSLAVKKLPLGTAYAIWTGLGTVGTFALGVYLFQEHFSIPKAICVLLILSGIVGLKLLH
- a CDS encoding glycosyl hydrolase, giving the protein MIKRKNFLILILALSSMAFATKYEAEAATLSGGAKNVNASGVSGTGYADLQEGNISFNGVTAQSAGKYQVTIHYKAGDFKANYLKVNGATAGTIDFNATTSWADVTTVATLKAGTNTISIEKYWGWISVDYIDVEPYQSSPFKISATPVTPNATESAVKLYSFLRENFGKKTISGMMTGDMNGFSLGADFKTHDDVKYTFTRTGKYPALVGLDFLFASGPKANESWNKEYTDKAISIAKGLWKAGGIPAFTWHWKDPLDKKDAFYIQSAANGGEYTDFDFSTGFKPGTTEWNTESAAYKGIVADIDLIADYFLELQKEGVAGIFRPLHEAGGKWFWWSINSGEQFAALYRLVYDRMVKVKGVRNMIWVYNPEGSTVNSWDPGSEYYDVLSIDIYNSANDHSSNASAFDKFKNASKSTKIIALSENGPIPDVNNMHTDEAVWSWWMPWYSTWSGTWPGQTKDGVWKSNMNDERIITLEDMPGWDKYIAIIKPDTSTTSIATMPRMAGTATTVGIFDMNGHYLGISMRELPQGHYVVRRKIQGHIVNTVYFKK
- a CDS encoding ATP-binding cassette domain-containing protein, whose protein sequence is MRRDYQPCDVIASEAKQSIIFSNLTFSYHRKHPILDIDHLELPCGQITALIGHNGAGKSTLAQVLCGLQGSWHQKRAARKRGTYLIMQDVNHQLFTESVLDEVLLGMKPQNEKLALEILDGLNLKQYANEHPMALSGGQKQRVAVASGISSGCEIVVFDEPTSGLDYRQMLAVSATLKKLAASGKTLLVITHDPEFILNSCQSVIRMERGKVVEQYPLLGNEKQLVKAMVK
- a CDS encoding flavodoxin, which codes for MKFAKLLSCAILWFSAVPLAAAPAPDGFVLIKGGTFNMGSPTNEDWRVNDETLHKVKVSDFYLGKYEVTQKLYREVMGENPSSFRGDDLPVENITWLEAARFCNKLSERDGRTPVYAIEGDAVSWNREANGYRLPTEAEWEYAARGGTTTPFYTKKAPGADDVNFYGHYPYQIEQNYFNDEVLETRPGVYRGNTLPVGKFKPNPFGLYDIYGNVGEWCFDFYGDYGVSAGSTSVAVDPAGKPSGTRRVHRGGGWNDFGKNLRSAYRGAMQQSSKSYNVGLRLAMNAGAGVKGTFVTQEAAGFKGEKAQAASNPKGTSRALIVFYSWSGNTRGVAREIKKQTGFDMVELELVKPYSDDYNTVLKQAQNDQHKQARPALKKKPDAKKWADYETIIIGYPNWWASIPMPIATLLESYDFTGKRILPFCSHGGGRFGQSITAIAKLAPNAKIGEGLSVHYSGGSNLSKDVAKWLEKNSVKTK